ACCACCCAAGGCCCAATTTAAGGTAACAGTCAGTATTGGGCCCATCCAGGCACGTCTTAAGCCCCCAAACAATAACGACACCGGGCCATTATCAGGACTGTCACGCCCTGGTTAGGCCCAATGAGTTGGCCACTAGGCCACCATTGAAGAAGTGCAGGCACGGTACTGGGCCAGCCCAGGTCCCAGTGAACGCCTAACCCAAATTCAGGCCCAAAGAGTTGGGCCGGGCCAGCGCAAGAATAAACCGTACCGCCCTCATTTTTTAGGCACAAAAAGGGCAAACTTTCGGGATTTGTACCGGAGAACCGACCCGTGCCAAAGCACGCTCGACTTTGCCGACGGCAGAGAAGGGAAAACATTACCGTTTTCAGCTCTACTAAGAGATAGAGAGGCACAATGTCAAGCAAATGATAAAGAAATAcaattttcttgcttgaaaCTACCAtattttcttctgaaattctgTCTAAACTCTGTCGACATGATGCTAAATCCAAGGGTTAGACAATCGACCACCACGTGCATACTCCCGAAACATTAACTTGGAAAATCAAGTGACCAAAACTTAAAAACTCAGCGGATGCTAATTTTACGATGTGGATACAATGTAGGtttttaattgatttgaagCAGAGTAACCCCCGGAGAATTCCTGGAGCAAGCACTCGGATAATGACGTGACAGAAGGTATACCTAAACACTCATGACTAGAAAAGGAAAGGCGCGAAAATCTAACTCCAATTTCCACATATTTATGCACAAGTCCCTAAAGAATACTATAGGGAGGCACCTTTTACTTGTAAGTATTGAAGAAATTGACTGTACTGTTGAGTGCCTGAATGAAGTTGTCTACATCTTCTTTAGTGTTGTAGAAGTAGAGACTGGCACGTGCACTCGCACTGATTCCTAGATAGCGATGGAGGGGTTGAGCACAATGGTGTCCTGATCTGATGGCAACCCCATgctgaaaataagaaaacataGCAGTGAAAAGAGAAATCacagaagaagagaaatcaCTAATAGAAGTAAAAATTGCAACAAGATGGTAGAACTGGAAATCCACAACTTGGCCTACACTAACTGCTTATGTACCTGCTGGTCGAGAATTGTCGCGATATCAGTGGGGTGTAAGCCCTCAACATTGAATGAGCACAAAGCAGCACGATTAATATTCCTTGAAGGTTTTGGACCATATATACGGACACTTGGAACTGATTGAAGGCTTTCATACAAGTAATTTGCAAGTTCCATCTACACATGCAGgagaaaaataatcatgttaCCATCCAAGTGATGCATACTTCAGCTAAAACTAGTGTATCTTGACTCTAGTCCCAACTTGTCCAGAACAagcaacataaataaataaataaattaattaattaatctcaAGTATGCTTCCTTCTGAGAAACATATGTCCAACATGAAACAGAGAAATCAGTTTTCCTGAGCCACAGAAATATGCATGCCTTGAGACCACATACTTTTTGGATTTCACTGATCTATGTGAAGTATTGAATTTAGGGGGAAAAAGAGACAAGGCAACTTTCTATCGATTATCAGACTAAATATGACTATCACCTCATAATCATGAATCTTTTGCATGCCAATCTCGGACAAATAATCTATGGCTGCTCCTAGTCCAATTGCTTCCCCAATTGCAGGTGTTCCAGCCTCAAACCTATTCCACGTAAACTAAACATCATTTATGAGGCAGAAAAGGGAGACaaaacattaacaaaattaataGTTCCTGAGAAACAAAATATCTCTAAACTGAATGTACATAGACTAGTTCTTTCATCGCATTATTTATAATGGAATGGTCAGAAACCCAAAAGTTTCCCAGAGCCGTCATCAGCAGAATCTAGGTTATGATGGGTCGAGTATGCCAACCTGGACGGAGGTTCCGCATATGTGGAATGATCGAGAAAGACGTCAGCAATCATCTCTCCACCACCTACACATCAGAATTTTGAGGAAATATCACCAATTTACACACATCTCACACAAACACACACGCTGTGCATGCGCACAGAAGAGCAATACCTGGAAAAATAGATCTTACATTCTATGAATCAAGAAATCTCACCTAAAAATGGAGGCATGGAAGTCAACAGCTCACTCTTTCCATACAAGAATCCAATGCCTGTAGGCCCACACATCTGAAGGATGTTTATTCCAGAACTTCACAAACTCATCAATGAAGTAAACATTTCAATGCAGAGGAAGGAACCTAACCTTGTGAGATGAGGCAACAAGGAAATCGACATCAAGGGCCTTGACATCAACCACCATGTGAGGCACGCTTTGACAAGCATCCACAAGAACTTTAGCCTGAACATCATGTGCCCATTGAACAATATCTTCGATAGGCAGAATTGAAGCTGCCAAGAGACAATTATGATAAACCATAAtgttttgacatttttttctgATCATTGGACAGATGAAACAATCCAGATGTTATAGGAACTATTGTAAGCACCAAAAAAGTTAAACTCAATGTTACACTCATCGCATATAATGGCATCTAAAGATGCCATCATCATCCTTAATTATCATAGAAATCATCTCAATGCTTTCTTCACCAACACTATATACTAGCCACAAGTAAATAACCACTTTGTCTATATTAAATGCAACTGAAACACGTGCAAAGAAAAGAACCGTTATAAAACATGCAAGGACTTCACCTACCAAGCATGTTCGATACATGATGAACTACGACCAGTTTTGTCTTCTTCGAAAGCATTCCTCTTAATTTGCTCACATCTGGCACTTCGCCTCCATCCAAGTCCACAAATTTAAGAATGGCGCCAGTTTTTTTCGAGATGATTTGCCAAGGGACAATAGCGCTATGATGTTCAGCAATTGTGAGTACGATCTGCAAGAAGATTACATAACATTAAGAATGGAGACTCgagtgatgaaaaagaaaacccaacaTTCCATAGATTCTTCCTGAAGAAACAAACACGATGGTATTTAAGAAGATATAAAGACTCAACAAATTGACTTATGTTGACACATCATCCTGTCGCTAGTCATCCAATAACTTTTAGCTTGCCATTGATCTGATCTTCACTTGAATTAACAGGAGTATTAAGGAGTTGCCACATAAAGACTATTACACCTCCAGGAACGAATCACACACTCCCTAATTACAGTCCTACCTCATCTTCCGGTTTCAAATTCGAAAGGCCCCAGGAGTGGGCAACCAAATTGATAGCTTCAGTAGCGTTTCTAGTGAAAATAATATCTCTAGATTCTCCCGCATTGATGAACTGGGCCACCTTCTTCCTGGCCAACTCGTACTCATCCGTCGCCCTCACACTGGATGAGAATCACAACATTAAACAGACAGGCGCTCGAGATAAACTACTCAACATACAGCACACGATCCAACGACCTACCTCAAGAAATGAATCCCCCGGTGTACGTTGGAGTTGTAAGCCTCGTAGTACTCCAGCACGGCCTTCAAGACAGAGCTAGGCTTCTGCGACGTGGCGGCGTTGTCCAAGTAGACGAGCTTCGAGCCGTTCACCTCCTGAGGAACGCAAAGAAGCCGCGGCGATCAAAACGGCGAGCTACACGCATTCGCCGTAGCCAACGAAATCTACTAAAAGAGTCGAGCAAACAAATAGGATCCGATTCGATCGACGGAAcgaggccggcggcgagcgacCGGCGAGGCGCGCCGGACATCGCCGCCGCCAAAGTGCGAGCGAGGAAGTCTATACAGCTAAGAAGCAGAGGATACATCCGAGCCGCAGCACAAgcggtgaagaagaagagagagagagagaacctggtGGAGGATGGGGAAGTCGGGGCGGGTGAGGTGGCCCAAGGAGAGAGAACCGGAAGCGGAGGGATCGCTGTCGGCGAgcacggaggaggaggaggaggcggcggcggaggaggagagtCGGCGGAAGGAAGCCctagaggaagaggaggaggaggcggcggcggaggcgagaGCGAGGGCGGAATTAGGGCGGAACGGCCCGGGAGGAGCGAGCTTCAGAGCTGCTCCTTCCATCGCCATCGTCATCCTCATcggttctctccctctctctcgcgaaaCGCCACCGAGCGAGAAGCGAAGCGCCagaaagagggagagatttTGACGATGACGATGGAAAGTAGGACGGGACGCGACGCGGGGACGGACGAAGATCACAGCACGCGACACGCCCTCCGTTGATCTCTTATTTACTGCAAAttacggaaaagaaaaaaaaaaaaaaactgaatatATGTTTGTGCGGCTAACGGTACGGTACCGAGAGTATTTGACGGAATCTGCTGGGATGTCCGGAATGTTCCGTTTGAGGCGCGACCTACCTACCAttatatttgttcaatttcatccttcgcattctttctatttatttgaGTTAGCCCACTAAACAAGAATTTACGGATTATGTCACGATATTAAGATACAAATATAACTTGTTGATTAGACGAATGTCACATCACCAAACACTAAATATATGAAATTCTTATATatgcatgaaaatatttactcgtgtttataattattattgatTATGAATATAAATAAACACATCGTGATAACATGAGGAacgttttaaattaattaaataaatgagtCTAAACATGTCATGTCAATTCATACCTAACGCATTCATTAATCGACATGATTAAGTTTATGTGTGCAAGTTAGCTCGTTAATTGGTCGTGCCAAAAAATACATAgctttaatgaatgaaaagttgaAGGACTACCACTACCATTACCTTACGTATTCGGTACACGATGACTtgattataaattttgattttctcgaagaaagagagggaaaaaggaaatccTACCAGAAATTAAGAAATGTGCAATTCTTcctttcaattctttttttttttttttttttttgtgtattaCTTATTACCCATAAGTAAATggcctttcttttaatttcttctctgtctctgtgctaaaaaattatagatagCAGTCGTCGCTCCTAGAATATACCTTTCTACAATGATAAGAGATATAACCAACTTAATGTGTAAAGATTTAAACATGTGCTCCATATATAACGTTTGATAAAAATCTATCACAtcatttaatataaatatagtaTATCACTCGTGATAGGCTTATCACCATTACTATCGTGCAAAGATAAATGGTCCCTAATCAACTGTAAATGTACCGACTAGCTTCAACAAGAAACTAGTGATGCCACAAGCTAGTTATGCtgtttattgaatggaaaaattcccaaaaacacaCTTGAATTTCACCTAATTATGAAAGACATGCCTCTATTTTTGAAACTACAAGCTTTTTTACCTCAACTTAGAAAACTTGGGCACTTATTTACAGTTTACCTCAACTTAGAAAACTTGGACATTTATTTACAAGACTGTCCTTTAACTTTCCAAAAATGCATTCCCTACTTTCTCAAATCCACCGCATCCAAATCCTAATCATCAAAACTCAAACCCTAACTCCTTGCTCAGCCGCCACTACTAGCATCTACTTCCACGTATCTTTCTCGTGTAGCCCCATGAGTAGCGTTAAGATATCTACTTATACTTAACTCCGTATCGATAATAAGCATCTtcttgtttgaaaaaaaaaa
The nucleotide sequence above comes from Eucalyptus grandis isolate ANBG69807.140 chromosome 2, ASM1654582v1, whole genome shotgun sequence. Encoded proteins:
- the LOC104433900 gene encoding cysteine desulfurase 1, chloroplastic produces the protein MRMTMAMEGAALKLAPPGPFRPNSALALASAAASSSSSSRASFRRLSSSAAASSSSSVLADSDPSASGSLSLGHLTRPDFPILHQEVNGSKLVYLDNAATSQKPSSVLKAVLEYYEAYNSNVHRGIHFLSVRATDEYELARKKVAQFINAGESRDIIFTRNATEAINLVAHSWGLSNLKPEDEIVLTIAEHHSAIVPWQIISKKTGAILKFVDLDGGEVPDVSKLRGMLSKKTKLVVVHHVSNMLASILPIEDIVQWAHDVQAKVLVDACQSVPHMVVDVKALDVDFLVASSHKMCGPTGIGFLYGKSELLTSMPPFLGGGEMIADVFLDHSTYAEPPSRFEAGTPAIGEAIGLGAAIDYLSEIGMQKIHDYEMELANYLYESLQSVPSVRIYGPKPSRNINRAALCSFNVEGLHPTDIATILDQQHGVAIRSGHHCAQPLHRYLGISASARASLYFYNTKEDVDNFIQALNSTVNFFNTYK